In Mucinivorans hirudinis, the DNA window TGATTTCTTGGTTGTTATGGGTACAACGGCAGAAAATGCCACACTTACCAAAGAGGAAAAGCACGACATTCTGCGCACGGTAGTGAAGCGTAACAAAGGAAAGCTACCGATAGTATACGGAGTGGGCGGCAACAACACAGCCGAAACAATCAACACCTTGAAAACGTCTGACTTGGAGGGCGTAGATGGCATCCTTTCCGTGGTTCCATACTACAACAAGCCCAATCAAGAGGGCATATACGCCCACTTCGCCGAGGTATTGAAAAATTCGCAGCTACCGGTGATTCTATACAATGTACCCGCAAGAACAGGTGTAAATATGACGGCAACAACAACCCTAAAGTTGGCGAACGACTTTCGGGGCAGGGCAGTTGCTGTGAAGGAGGCTTCCGGCAACCTATCGCAGGCGGCATATATACTCAAAGGGCGTCCAGAGGGATTTGCGCTGCTCTCGGGGGATGACAACTTGACACTACCACTGGCTGCGCTAGGAGCAGACGGAGTAATATCTGTATCAGCCAATGCCTTTCCATCAAAATTCTCGCAAATGGTGCATAAAGCGCTTGAGGGTGACCTGCGCAGTGCGGCACCACTAAATCTCGAACTTCACTCTGTAACAGATATGCTCTTCGAGGAGGGCAATCCGGCGGGCGTGAAAGCAGCTCTAAGCTACAAAGGATTAATTCTTAACAAATTAAGACTACCTCTTACTCCCATAAGCAAAAATTTGGAAGAGAAAATAGTTCAACAAATACTCTGCCACGGGCTCTATTAAACGTGTGATTTAATGTTCGATATAATAGTAGTAGGCGGCGGTGTTGCCGGATTGATGGCTGCCGGCACTGCTGCTGAGCGCGGCTTGCGGGTTGTATTGCTCGAAAAGATGGAGAAACCGGCTCGCAAACTCCGAATCACGGGCAAGGGACGGTGCAATGTAACCAATACTCGCCCACAGAAAGAGTTTTTAGAGAAGGTGGAGCAGGGCGCTGATTTTGTGCGATTTGCTTTTGAACAATTTGACAACCGCGCCACAATAAATTTCTTTGAAAAGATAGGCGTACCATTGATTGAGGAGCGAGGCGGAAGGGTCTTTCCGGCAAGCGGTCGCGCTGTGGATATAGCCGAGGCGCTGGTGAATTGGTGCAAACGTCAAGGGGTGGATATTCGCTGCAATACTAAAGTAATTGGCATCGAGGGAGATTTTGTTGTGAAGAGCAATAGGGGAGAATTTCGCACAAAAAAGGTTATAATAACCACGGGGGGAGTGAGTTATCCGCTGACAGGCAGCACTGGAGACGGCTACGATTTTGCATATGAATTGGGGCACGAAATTGTGCCGCTACGCCCCTCGCTTGTCCCCCTGCAAATTGACGATATTGCAGACTATAAAAAACTTCAACTGCGCAATGTAGGTGTCAAACTATTGATAAATAACATTGTTAGTGACGAAAAATTCGGAGATGTCGATTTCACGGATGTGGCACTGTCGGGTGCTACGATTATTCAGTTGAGCAGACGGGTTGTGGATGCAATAGACTTCAAAAAAGGGGTTATCATTGAGATAGATTTAAAGCCTGCTCTGTCCATCGAAAAATTACGGGGGAGGATTGAGCGTGAAATAGAGAGTTTGAGGGGTGCAACCTTCAAAGTCCTATTACAGAAGCTCACACCCTCATCGCTCCACAAAAAAATCTCCCGCGATACTAAAATAAATATAAACAAACCCCTTGGTATGTTCACCGAGAACGACACACTAACACTCATAGGCGTGCTAAAAGGGTTGAGGTTCGAGGTGAAGGATTATCGTCCTTATGCTGAGGCTATTATCACGGCTGGTGGCGTAAGTTTGGATGAGATTGATGAACGCACGATGGAGTCGAAAAAGGTGAAAGGGCTCTACTTTGCGGGCGAGGTGATGGATGTGGATTGTGCAACGGGCGGATACAATATCCAGATGGCTCTATCGACGGCGGTATTGGCGGCGAAAAATTTTTAGATAAAATTTTGTTTTTACAAAAAATTATCTTACCTTTGCACTCGCAAAAGAAAAGAATGGCCCATTCGTCTATCGGTTAGGACGCAAGATTTTCATTCTTGTAAGAGGGGTTCGATTCCCCTATGGGCTACTTTTTTATGATAAATTATTGGTTTATCGAAAGAAAAGAGTTTACACAAAAACCTGTTAGACTATTGTCTGACAGGTTTTGTTTTTATCACCATTTTTACCTAACTTTGAACTCGATTAGTTGTAACTAAAAACTAATCACTAAACACTAAAAACTAACTATGATAGTTGCAATAGTAGGTCGCCCGAACGTGGGCAAATCAACACTTTTTAACAGAATGGTCGGAGGCAGAGCCGCAATCGTGGATGCCACCGAGGGAACCACGCGCGACCGTCACTACGGCAAAACAGACTGGAACGGACGCGAATTTACGGTTATCGACACGGGCGGTTTCACGGTCAATTCCGAGGATATTTTCGAAAAGGAGATTTGCCGCCAAGTCGAGATAGCAATCCAAGAGGCTGACGTAGTGGTCTTTATGGTTGACGTGGAGGTGGGTATCACAGACCTAGACCAAGCGATGGCAAACATTCTGCGCCGGGTGAAGAAACCGGTAATTATGGTTGTCAATAAGGTGGATAATTCGGCGCGCAATCTGCACAGCTTCGAGTTCTACGGACTCGGCTTAGGCGAACCGTTCACTGTTTCGTCGATGTCGGGTAGTGGTACGGGTGAGGTGATGGATGCCATTGTGGAGGCTCTCCCCAATGAAAAAGAGCAGGAGATAGCCGTAGACGAAGAGGGGTTAGAGATTAAAAAGGTAAACGTTACCTTGCCGCGCATTACCGTTGTCGGTCGTCCGAATGTTGGTAAAAGCTCGCTCACAAACGCCCTGCTTGGCGTTCAGAGAAACATTGTCACACCCATTGCCGGTACCACGCGCGATGCTATCGACTCATATTATAATAAGTTCGGCTACGAGTTTACTCTGATTGACACTGCCGGGCTGCGCAAAAAGCAGAAGGTAAATGAGGATTTAGAGTTCTATTCTGTGTTGCGCTCCATACGCGCCATAGAAAATAGTGATGTGGTGATTATGATGCTCGATGCCTCGAACGGGGATGGGGTTGATGCTCAGGATATGAATATTTTTCACCTGATAGTGAAAAATAAAAAGGGGTGCGTTATCGTTATCAACAAGTGGGACTTGGTGGAGAACAAGCAGACCAACACGGCGCGCGATTTTGCCGATAATATCAAACGCAAACTTGCACCCTTCAATGATGTGCCTATTATCTTCACCAGTGTTACGGATAAGCAACGAATTTTCGATGTTGTAAAGAGCGCGATGCAGGTTTACGAGAATCGTAAACGACGCGTTCCCACTTCACAACTCAACGAATTTATTTTGCCCATCATCGAGCAGACACCACCACCTGCCGTAAAGGGTAAATACATACGTATAAAGTATGCAACAATGCTCCCATCCCCCACCCCATCGTTTGCTTTTTTTGTCAACCTGCCCCAATATATAAAAGACCCCTATCGCCGCTTTTTAGAGAATAAAATCCGCGCACAGTGGGATTATACGGGATGCCCATTGCAAATATTTTTTAGGCAGAAATAATTTTGTTGATTTAAAAACGCAATTCAGAGTATGAAAAAACTATTAATCGCAGCATTAGCCATATTTGGAATAGATGCTTCTGCCCAGTTGGTCAGACCCGAGTGGCAGGACGAAAAGGTGGTAGCGGTAAATAAAGAGCAACCGCGCTCATTTTTGATGAGTTATCATAACCGAGACATAGCCGCCAAGGGTGACTACACCAAATCGGAGTACTACCTAGCGCTTAATGGTATGTGGAAATTTGCATACTTTGACGACCACAAAAAACGCCCTTTGGATTTCTATAAACCCACCTATGATGTCAGTCGATGGGACAATATTAAAGTTCCCGGCAACTGGGAGCGTCAGGGCTATGGTACGGCAATTTACACAAACCACAGCTACGAGTTTCAGCCGCGCGACCCCAATCCTCCCGTGCTGCCCAATGCCGTGCCCGTGGGGCTATATCGCACAACTTTCGATATTCCCATTAGCTGGCTCAGCCGAGATGTTTACCTACATTTAGGAGGAGTCAAATCGGGCACTTACGTCTATGTAAATGGGCAGAAAGTCGGCTATTCTGAGGACTCTAAGAGCGCTGCGGAGTTCTGCTTGAATAAATATCTCAAAGACGGACAAAATACACTTGCGCTGGAGGTGTTTCGCTGGAGCACGGGCTCTTACCTTGAATGTCAGGACTTTTGGCGCATTAGCGGCATAGAACGCGATGTCTATATCTATTCACAACCAAAGACCCGTATAGAGGATTATTATGTTACTCAAACTCTGGACGAGAACTACACAAACGGTCTCTTCAAGATTGATATGTGCGTGATTAACAACTTCAATCTTCCGTCGGGTTATATTCAGGTGTGGTATGAATTGGAGGATATGCAGGGCAATTTGGTAGATTACTCTTATGCCGAGTTGGAGATGGAGCCAAACGCGCGTGACACGGTACGCTTGGAGCGTACAATAAAGAATGTACGCAAGTGGAGTGCCGAAGACCCGCAACTCTATAACCTGATTCTCAAAATCAAAAAAGGGGGAGTCTTCATCGAGTATATAACTCAAAAGATAGGCTTTCGCACAAGCGAAGTCAGGGGCAATCAATATCTTGTAAATGGCAAACCTGTCTTTATCAAGGGGGTGAACTATCACGAACACGACGAAGTTACCGGACACTACGTGAGCGAGGAGACCCTACGCAAGGATATGGAGTTGATGAAAAAGATGAATATCAACGCCATACGCCTATCCCACTATCCGCAGCAACGCCGTTTTTACGAGTTGGCTGACGAATACGGTTTTTATGTCTGCAACGAGGCTAATATCGAGTCACACGGTATGTATTACGACCTCCATCGTGGTGGCTCGCTGGGGAACAATCCCGACTGGCTAACGGCACATATGGAGCGCACCCGCAATATGTACTACCAAAGCAAGAACTACCCCTGCGTGATGTTCTGGTCATTGGGTAATGAGGCAGGAAACGGCTACAATTTTTATCAGACCTATCTCTGGCTCAAGTCAGTGGACACAACGCGTCCCGTACAGTATGAACGCGCTATTTTGGAGTGGAACACCGATATTTTCTGCCCGCAATATCCCGATGCCGAAACTCTGCGCGAATGGGGTATAATGAAGACCGACCGCCCATATATCGCCTCGGAATATGCCCACGCAATGGGTAACTCCACGGGCAACTTCCGTGATTTGTGGGAGATGATATACAAATACCCAAATCTCCAAGGGGGATTTATCTGGGACTGGGTAGACCAAGGTTTTTTAGAGACTCACGAAGATGGAACAGAATATTGGGCATATGGTGGTGATTATGGAGTGCGCTCGCCCTCGGATGGTAACTTCCTGTGCAACGGACTGGTAAACCCCGACCGCACACCCCACCCTGCCGCTACCGAGGTCAAAAAGGTGCACCAATATATTCAGTTCCGTGCCGTTGATTTGGGAAAAGGTCAATTTGAGGTTCGCAATATCTATGATTTCACCAATCTCGATAAGTACCTTATTAAATACAGCATCAGGGCTAACGAGAAGGTTGTGAAAGAGGGTGTTTTGAATCTCGCTCTAAAACCGGGCGAAACAAAAGTCGTAACCCTTCCCGTTGCCGAGTTGAAGCCCGCGGTAGGTGTCGAATATTTCGTAAACTTCACAGCAGCACTCAAGGCTAATGACGGTCTTCTGAAAAAAGGCTGGGTGGTTGCTAACGACCAATTTGAAATGCCAATCAAATCGGAGAAAACGCAATATACGACAAAGGGAAGTGTGAAAATAACTCAGGACAGCGAGTATATAATGGTGGCTAACAGCCGATTTGCCTTAGCCTTAAACAAGGAGACAGGCTTTTTGGATACCTATAACGTTAATGGGCAAGAGTACATTGCCGACGACTTCGGGCTGCGCCCCAACTTCTGGCGAGCAATGACCGACAACGACTTCGGCAGCGGAATGCAGAAACACGTACTTGTATGGCGTAAGCCGAGCAAATCGCTGAAAGTTAGCTCTATGAACGTTGAGCAGAGTGGCGAAAACGCCCTTGTCACTGCTCAATATAGTCTCCCCGAAAATTGCTCATTGACAATCACATACAAAGTATACCCTTCGGGGGTTGTAAATGTGGGCTATAAATTCAAGGGCTATCCACAGAGCAAGTCTCATATCCCGCGTCTTGGTATGCGTATGAGGATACCGGCGGCGATGGAGACGCTCGAGTATTTCGGACGCGGACCGGAAGAGAATTACACTGACCGCAAATACGGCACAGAGGTAGGACGCTGGAAGACAAGCGCCCTAGCCGCGGGATTCGACTATGTGCGCCCTCAGGAGAACGGACACCGCACCGACACACGCTGGCTACTTCTGACCAAAGGCACAAAAGGTGCAGGACTGTTGATTGAGGCAGATAAACTACTGGAGTTTAACGCACTGCGCAACTCAGTCGAAGATTTTGATGCCGAAGATTCCGACAAGGACTACCAATGGAACAACTTTTGTCAGGGCGAGAAAAACAATCCTGCATATGCCAAGTGGGAGATGCGAAAACAGACTCACATCAATGATGTTACGCCGCGTAATTATGTGGAGGTTTGCTTGGACAAACGGCAAATGGGGCTTGGGGGGGACGATAGTTGGTATTCGCGCCCATATCCTAAATATATGATAAATGCCTATGAGAGTTTCGATTGGGGCTTTACGCTGATTCCGGTGCGAAATGCAGCAGAAGCGGAAAAGATGACGGGAAGAAAATATTAGAACATATCTCCTTACTCAAAAAGACGAGGAATCCCCCTTTTTTAGGATTGTCGCACTTTTGAGTTCGTAAATCACAGTAATGTAACGCATTAGTTAATTTATACAGGACAGGGTTAGAGCCTAATTAGGTAATATAATGGCATAAACAACCCTTTTTTGGCGAAATACCCTTTTTTCCCGCAAACACATCACAGAGACACAGCAGCGGTTTCGTTTGAAGAAGTTGAGTTATAAGGTAAATTTGGCTCTGCGAAAGCTTCAGAAGATTATCAAATACAAGGAGAAGATTACTTGGTATGCGGCTCGAGGTAGATTTATTACTGAGATGATTTCGGCAGATATCCATCCGGTTGTTGTGGCCGAGATGGCTGGAAATAGCCCAAATACCATTTACAAACACTACTACAAGAATACGGATTACAAAAAGATTGATGCGAAAGTGGATAAGGTGTTCGGTTGTTAAATGTTGATTGTCGTATCAACATCTCACCTTTTGTTTTGAAGTAGAGGAATATAAAACTTGTGATAAAAAAAGACCTGATGACTATAATGTGCCATCAGGTCTAATGTTGATGCAAATCCGAAAGTGGAACTTCAGGATTTACAATGTCGGGTTAATAAAATTATTATCCTTCCAATTAGCCCCATTGGTTGTAGCCACCCATTTAAAGCCTATCGAATCGAGTTTGTCAATTTTTTCTTGTGACAATTTTGACCGCCGCCTGCTTTGACGTTGAATGGTGCACCACATACGGAGCTTCTTATCAGGAATAACGTTCGTTTCTAATGCATTTTTGAGCTGTTGGAATTTCTCTTCCCAAAGTTTATCGAAATGATTCCAAACAAAGTTTATCTCCTCTAATTTCTCTTTTTGATAGTCGGTGAGTTTGCCTTTATTGTATGAAACGCGCTGAGTTCGCATCCAACCCAACAACTTGCGGTCGGAATAATTGTCCGGAATAATTGATGTGTTGTGGAGGCGATAATAATCAACCATTTTAGCATACATTGCATTCCACTGCTTTTGAAAATCATCTTCGGTGTCGATATTAAGGCTCTCTATTAGCTCATTTTGCCAATCTGG includes these proteins:
- a CDS encoding 4-hydroxy-tetrahydrodipicolinate synthase, which produces MSKHIFHGVGVALITPFDKDGAVDFTALEAVVDYVTAAGADFLVVMGTTAENATLTKEEKHDILRTVVKRNKGKLPIVYGVGGNNTAETINTLKTSDLEGVDGILSVVPYYNKPNQEGIYAHFAEVLKNSQLPVILYNVPARTGVNMTATTTLKLANDFRGRAVAVKEASGNLSQAAYILKGRPEGFALLSGDDNLTLPLAALGADGVISVSANAFPSKFSQMVHKALEGDLRSAAPLNLELHSVTDMLFEEGNPAGVKAALSYKGLILNKLRLPLTPISKNLEEKIVQQILCHGLY
- a CDS encoding NAD(FAD)-utilizing dehydrogenase, translating into MFDIIVVGGGVAGLMAAGTAAERGLRVVLLEKMEKPARKLRITGKGRCNVTNTRPQKEFLEKVEQGADFVRFAFEQFDNRATINFFEKIGVPLIEERGGRVFPASGRAVDIAEALVNWCKRQGVDIRCNTKVIGIEGDFVVKSNRGEFRTKKVIITTGGVSYPLTGSTGDGYDFAYELGHEIVPLRPSLVPLQIDDIADYKKLQLRNVGVKLLINNIVSDEKFGDVDFTDVALSGATIIQLSRRVVDAIDFKKGVIIEIDLKPALSIEKLRGRIEREIESLRGATFKVLLQKLTPSSLHKKISRDTKININKPLGMFTENDTLTLIGVLKGLRFEVKDYRPYAEAIITAGGVSLDEIDERTMESKKVKGLYFAGEVMDVDCATGGYNIQMALSTAVLAAKNF
- a CDS encoding GTP-binding protein EngA, translating into MIVAIVGRPNVGKSTLFNRMVGGRAAIVDATEGTTRDRHYGKTDWNGREFTVIDTGGFTVNSEDIFEKEICRQVEIAIQEADVVVFMVDVEVGITDLDQAMANILRRVKKPVIMVVNKVDNSARNLHSFEFYGLGLGEPFTVSSMSGSGTGEVMDAIVEALPNEKEQEIAVDEEGLEIKKVNVTLPRITVVGRPNVGKSSLTNALLGVQRNIVTPIAGTTRDAIDSYYNKFGYEFTLIDTAGLRKKQKVNEDLEFYSVLRSIRAIENSDVVIMMLDASNGDGVDAQDMNIFHLIVKNKKGCVIVINKWDLVENKQTNTARDFADNIKRKLAPFNDVPIIFTSVTDKQRIFDVVKSAMQVYENRKRRVPTSQLNEFILPIIEQTPPPAVKGKYIRIKYATMLPSPTPSFAFFVNLPQYIKDPYRRFLENKIRAQWDYTGCPLQIFFRQK
- a CDS encoding Beta-galactosidase — its product is MKKLLIAALAIFGIDASAQLVRPEWQDEKVVAVNKEQPRSFLMSYHNRDIAAKGDYTKSEYYLALNGMWKFAYFDDHKKRPLDFYKPTYDVSRWDNIKVPGNWERQGYGTAIYTNHSYEFQPRDPNPPVLPNAVPVGLYRTTFDIPISWLSRDVYLHLGGVKSGTYVYVNGQKVGYSEDSKSAAEFCLNKYLKDGQNTLALEVFRWSTGSYLECQDFWRISGIERDVYIYSQPKTRIEDYYVTQTLDENYTNGLFKIDMCVINNFNLPSGYIQVWYELEDMQGNLVDYSYAELEMEPNARDTVRLERTIKNVRKWSAEDPQLYNLILKIKKGGVFIEYITQKIGFRTSEVRGNQYLVNGKPVFIKGVNYHEHDEVTGHYVSEETLRKDMELMKKMNINAIRLSHYPQQRRFYELADEYGFYVCNEANIESHGMYYDLHRGGSLGNNPDWLTAHMERTRNMYYQSKNYPCVMFWSLGNEAGNGYNFYQTYLWLKSVDTTRPVQYERAILEWNTDIFCPQYPDAETLREWGIMKTDRPYIASEYAHAMGNSTGNFRDLWEMIYKYPNLQGGFIWDWVDQGFLETHEDGTEYWAYGGDYGVRSPSDGNFLCNGLVNPDRTPHPAATEVKKVHQYIQFRAVDLGKGQFEVRNIYDFTNLDKYLIKYSIRANEKVVKEGVLNLALKPGETKVVTLPVAELKPAVGVEYFVNFTAALKANDGLLKKGWVVANDQFEMPIKSEKTQYTTKGSVKITQDSEYIMVANSRFALALNKETGFLDTYNVNGQEYIADDFGLRPNFWRAMTDNDFGSGMQKHVLVWRKPSKSLKVSSMNVEQSGENALVTAQYSLPENCSLTITYKVYPSGVVNVGYKFKGYPQSKSHIPRLGMRMRIPAAMETLEYFGRGPEENYTDRKYGTEVGRWKTSALAAGFDYVRPQENGHRTDTRWLLLTKGTKGAGLLIEADKLLEFNALRNSVEDFDAEDSDKDYQWNNFCQGEKNNPAYAKWEMRKQTHINDVTPRNYVEVCLDKRQMGLGGDDSWYSRPYPKYMINAYESFDWGFTLIPVRNAAEAEKMTGRKY